TTTTTGTTATTGACCGGCGCCTCAACAAGCCCAAGATCAATCATATTATTTTCGACCATGGAAACAACCGCATCCGTGTTACCTACTTGTAAACGAATAGTCACATCAGGGAACTGCTCTTTGAAGGCACCCAATAAGAATGGCAACATATATTCAGCAATCGTGGTGCTGGCACCAATGACCAAGCTACCTGATACTTCGCCGGTTAGATCACGGACTTCAGAGTTCATCTTGTCATAGAGTTCAAGAATATTTTCCGAATAGTCATAAACAATACGCCCTGCTTCGGTTAAGGTGATCTTGTTGTGGGTACGATCGAAAAGACGAGTGTTAAAAAAGTCTTCTAGCTGTTTAACTTGGAAGGTAACCGCAGGCTGCGTCATATGCAACGTCTCAGCCGCTTTGGTAAAGCTCATTACTTTTGCAACAGTGTGAAATACTTGAAGTCGTCTATCGGCCATACCCGTTCATCCCTCGTGATCTGATTTCTGCAGTTATCTTAAGATACTGAATTAATCATTATAAATATATTTTATTATTGCACAAACTATAAGACCTTGATTTTCAAAAGTCAAAGTTTTGTTGCTTTAAGTTGTTTTAATTAGCTTTGCCTCAGATGCGGGTTAAACCAGGATAAGGTTTACGCCCATAAAGCGCTTCTCTCATCAAGGTATTTTTAATCGGCTTCGCCAAATTAGCTAACTTCATCAGCTCGGAACGCACCGGATCTAAGCCAGTAGCTTGTTGACCTAATCCCCAATCAAAGACCTCCATCGCTCGCTGCATTAAGGCATTATCACCACGACGCCAACGCTCATATTGACGCAACAGCGTAAATTGGCCAGGATCAAACAACAGTGGGTCATCAATTTCATTTTTAGCCACCGCTAACACATCAATCAGACTGGCCGCATCCAGAAAACCCAGGTTTACACCCTGCCCCGCTTGCGGATTAATAGTATGCGCAGCGTCACCCACTAGCGCAATGCGCGGCTTAACATAGGCTTGAGCGTGACGACGTGTTAAGATAAAAGCCGCCCTATCCCACGAATCGACAATCGCTCCTAAATGGCCAGCACTGGCTTTATAAAGCGCCTGATGATAATCCTCTTTCGACAACGACATGGCCCAGGCCTGCTGATCTGCCGGCATATACCAGGCGATGGAGCTCACTTTCGGCCCCATCGGCAAAAACGCAAATGGACCCGTCGGTGTGTAACGCTGCCAACATACCTGCTGATGATCGGCACTCGTTTGCACACAACCGACTACCGCCACTTGCGCATAATCATGCTGATCGATACCTATGCCGGCTAGTTGACGCACTTTAGACATAGCGCCGTCAGCACCAACCACCAACTTTGCAGTTAATTCAGTGCCATCGGCAAAATCCAAATAAGCCAATTCGGTATCTACGTTTAGTGCCACCAGTGACTGACCACTGAGCATGTTAATATCCTGCTGACGCAAGCCATGCCATAACGCCATTTGTATCGCTTGATTTGCGACTAAATGACCTAGATTCGCTTCGCCAATATCCGCGGCATCAAAATGGACCTCACCTGCCTGCTCGGCATCACAGACCTGCATTCCCACAAACGGAAAAAGCTGCTGTTGCTGCTCAAGCCATGACCAAACTCCCAGGTTACGCAATAGGTTTTCTGATGCACGACTTATGGCGCTAACGCGACTAGGATGGGTTGCCAAATCTATCTTTGGCCAATCCTGGCTAGACGGGTTCTGCTCCAACAGGGCTACCCGTAACTGACATTGAGTTTTAAGGGCTAATGCAACGGCCGCACCCACCATGCCACCACCCACAACGATAACATCATAATTCGCTTGCATAGCCATCATCTTCCCTTCAGATTAGTTAACTGAGCGGCCTCGACTGGCAAAGGCTGCTAAACGTTTTTTCAACGGTGGCAATGCCTGAAGCACCATTAAGCCGAAACCTCGCAAATGGCCAACAAGAGGCGATGGGTGCTGAAAGACTCGAATCAAGCCATCGGTTAATCGCATCACTTGTTGATGGTCGGCCAATCGCTGTTCTTCGTAGGCCACTAAATCCGAGTTAGACGGCGCACCCGTTGAGCTTATTGCTAAAAAATCACTGACATCGCGCAAGCCGAGATTTAATCCCTGCGCCGCCACGGGATGTTGAGTATGACAAGCATTGCCCATTAATAGCATCCGACTCTTTAAAACCTGTTGCGCACGACCTTCAGTGAGAGGATAGGCTAAACGTGCCGAAATACGTTCAAAGCCGCCCATTCGAACCCCCATCTGCGCATAAAATGCCGCCAAAAACGCATCATCATCAAAATTTTCTACAAGCGCTTTATCAGCCTCGGGCACAACATAAACTAGCTTATGATCGTGACTTCCTATCGGCAATAACGCCACAGGGCCCTGAGGTGTAAAACGCTCATAAGCCCAGCCATTATGTGGCTGACGACTGGTTGCTTGCGCTAAAAAAGCCCAGGCCTGGTAATTAGTTTGTTCAAACGCCACACTCATCAATTCGCGTACTTTTGAATTTGTGCCGTCCGCGCCAATTAGCAATCGGGCTGGTAAGGTTTCGGTTTCAGTTGTGTCTGAGGTTGCCAGCACCACCTCTAGGTGGTTTGTTTGCTCGTGGGCTTCCACCACTCGAGCACCATAATAACCACGAATACTTGGAGTTGCTAACACCGCTTGCCATAAAATACGTCCTAAATCAGCCGCACGAAGCGCATAACCTAAAGCCTCAACACCCATTTCTTCGGCATGGATAAGGGTTAACCCTAAAAACCCTTTTTGAGATACATGAATATGCTCTATGGGCGTAGCTACGCTGCGCAATGCTGGCCAGACGCCTAGCTGCTCGAACAATTGAATTGAGCTTGAGGACAACGCCAACATCCGACCATCAAAACTGGCACTCAAGTTTTGCTGAGGCTTAGTCGGGTCAACCAAACAAACGGCATAACCCTGTGCCGCTAAACCTAAGGCTAGGCTCAAACCCACCGGACCACCCCCCGCGATCACAAACGGTAAGGTATCAGCTGGTTTTTCAGCTGCCGAGCCTAGACTCGATGCTGCTGCATCCATGACATAATCTCCTCTGGTTGACGAGGTAACCCTTGGGTTAATACCTCCGATCCTGTCTCGGTAACTAACACATCATCCTCAATGCGAATGCCGATGCCACGCCAATGCTCTGCAACCTCGGTAGCATCTTTATCGATATAGAGCCCCGGCTCTACTGTGACCACCATTCCCGGCGCCAAAACCACGGATTGGTTATTATGCTTATACAGCCCAACATCATGCACATCCAATCCCAGCCAGTGTCCGGTGCCATGCATAAAATAAGCCTTATAAGCTTTGCTATTCACTAAATCGGCCAGATCGCCTGACAAAATGCCTAGTTCAACCAACCCCTCGGTTATCACTTGCGCTGCTGTTTGATGCAGTGCTTCATAGGCGACACCCGGTTTTATCATCGCAATGACTGCTTGCTGTGCGTCCAAAACCACTTGATAGAGCTGTTGTTGCGCACTAGTAAACCGCCCTGACACCGGAAAGGTGTGGCTAATATCACCGGCATAACCCTGCCACTCAACCCCCGCATCAATTAGCACCAACTCACCTTCAGCCAAGCAGGCCTGGTTTTCAGTGTAGTGCAGAATACAAGCACGCTCACCACCGGCAACGATGGAATTAAAAGCCATTCGTTGAGCACCGGCATGACGTGCCGTGGCCTCCAATGCACTTTGAACTTGATACTCAAAAACACCGGGCCTGGTTGCCTGCATCGCAGCCAAATGGGCGGCTACTGATAGCTTTGCCGCCTGGCGCATCTGCTCAATCTCATAGGGTGCCTTGACTCGGCGCATCGAATGCAAAGTTTCATCCGCATTAATCAACCTAGTCGGCACCTGACCGCCTTGTCGAATTTTGCTTTGAGCCTGCTGTATCCAACCTGACAGGTAGTTCGCCCAATAATCTATATGACTAAAGCTCAAATGAATTTCGTCCGCATAGGCCAGTAACGAACCCAGCATGGTATCGCGCTGATCAGACGACCAGGCCTTCTGGACGGCCAGCTTTTTCACCGCGGCTTCAACACCTAGGCGACGTCCTTGCCAACGTTCTTGCAAAGGGTCTTTAGGACGCAGCCACAACCAGGCCTGCTCCTGCGAAGAATTTAATTGCCATTGATTTTTTAACTCTTCGGGTAATTGGGCAATAACATCCGCACTAACTAACGCCAGCGTAGCTTCAGGCTCAGCAAAACCAGTTAAATACCAAAAATCACTCTGCGGGCGAAACGGATAATCGACATCGCGATTTCGAATGGTCTCATCACCGGCGTAAATTAACCAGATAGTGCGACTGGGCATAGCCGCAAACAGTTGTTGTCGCTGACCACAAGAAAACTGAGTCTGAGCGGTATCGCTGTTCATATAAACCTTTTCTCGATTAATGAAGGGTAACCACCGACTCACTCGCGACCTTCGTGGGGGCTTTGGTCGCCATAGGATGCAATTGGTCATAAAACATCATCGCAGCTAAACGCGCAAACTCATACAACTGCATATATTGCTCTTCGGCCATATCATCAACATTTTCAGGCGGCTCAACCATCGCGAGCTCACTTAAATCCTGAATCAACTCGGTAAGCTCTTGATTTAATTCGGGCAACTGACCCAAGCCTAAGCCATGCAATACGCCCTCAGCCCAAAGCGCAAGGTGATTAACTCGTTGTGACAAGGTGCTGGTATCGTCAGGTAAAAACAATTCCAACTCAAGGGTATCACTATTTAAACCCAACAATGTATGCTCATAAAGCTGATGTAAGTCTTGTAACCAACGCTCTTTTATTTTTGTAATGCCCGCTTCGACTAAAAACTGCTTTAACCACTGAGCTTCCGTTAAACTGGTATCGGCACAAAGCTGACCAATCATCAACCCCTGCACAAATGCCGGTGACTCCAATTGCGAAATTGAGGCAATCCACTCATTGTAGTGTTCAAAATCTAACTTTGTACTCATTGAATTAACGTCTTTTGTTACAATTGTTAAGGTCTATAATAATAGCATAGCTCATGATGAGGTTAAGCCATTGTTAATTGATTGTGACTTGATACGATTTTGCGATTTTACTAGACCAGGTTGGAACTATGACCCATGTAACACTCACATTACTTAACCATCATTTTGACGTGCCTTGCACCGAAGAGGATCGCCCAACTCTAATACAAGCGGCTACGCTACTTGAGGATAAGTTAGACCAAGTGCCCCACTTAAAAGGTGAAAATAAAGTGCTGATGGTCGCACTCAACTTATGTTACGACTACATTCGATTACGTCAGGATACCCTAAACTATTCAAACCACCTTGAAGAACAGCTTGAAGCACTGATGACTGCCGTGATGCAACAGGATTCCACGGCCGCAACTGACACAAACCCACCTGAAAACCCTTAACCAAGGTTCACTCGTGACGAGTCATTGGCAAACTCTCCCTTACCTCTATTGGCGCGCCACAATCGCGCTGTTTGTGATGCTATTGACACTAAATATAATTCAGCCTGTGCAAGCGAGCCCTGTTCTTGATTTGCAAATCCGCTTCACCGATGCGCCTAATCCTGATATAGAACGACGGTTACTACAAGAGCTACGGTTAGGTCTTTTAACCCATGACCAATTTCCGGCTCAAACGGATTTTCTATTCAACCGCACAGAACAAGAAATCCTGCAGATACTTCGCGGATTAGGTTATTACCAAGCTCGTGTTGAGCCATCACTCAGTCGCTCCGATACCCGCACCCGAGCACGAATCACTATTACTCTTGGCGAACCCGTTCGTATTCGTGACTATCAACTCCGAATTCGTGGTGATGGGCGCCGTCTGACTGTATGGCGAGAATACCGACAATTTAACCAACGCCTTACCGAGGGCGAAATTTTTCGCCACGACCATTACATTAACACCCTAAACGATCTGCGAACCCTTGCACATAACAATGGTTTTCTAGACGCTCAATTTATCCAAAGAGAGTTCAAAGTTAACCCCCATACTGGAGAGGTCTTTATAACGATTGAACTGGATACCGGCACGGCCTATCAGTTCGGAACAGTTTCATTTAAAGGGAGTGACCAACTAAACGAAGATTTTTTGATGAGCTATGTAGAATTCGAAGTTGGACAACAGTTCGAACAAGCGCCGCTAACAGAACTTCAAACGCAATTAGTTGGCAGTCAATATTTTGGTATGGTGAGAATTAACCCAGATTTTGATCGCATTGTTGACCGCCAGATTCCCATTGATATTGAAGTAGAAGATAACTTAAAGCATCGCTATACCATTGGGGTTGGCTATGGAACAGATACCGGTGCACGAGTGACGTTCGGCTTTCAAAATCGCTTACTGAATCGGCGCGGCCACAACTATGAAATTGAAAGTACATTGGGTCAACAGCTACAAAATGCGACTTTTCGTTACCGCCTACCCGGTAAACGCCCTGCTATTCAATATTGGAATATCAACCTAGGGGTTGATGCCACACAATCTGCCAACCTGAAACGTAGCCGCAGCCTGGTATCCCCGGAATATATTTATCAAGTTACACCGAAATTTAGAGTGAATCCTTTTCTCTCTCTTGAAACCGAAAACTTTAATTACAGCAATCAAGATAACGAAGTTATTCAATCGTTACTAGGTGGCTTGAACTTGCAGTATCGCTGGGTTAATCAAGAGGGTTACGTTAACGCTGGTTACCGTCATAGCGCCAGCTTTCGATTTAGTAGTGATCAATTTTTGTCCAATGCCGACTTCCAACAAATTGAACTTGGCAGTCGCGGTATTTATTCGCCACTGGCCTTTCTGCGTTTACATGGTCGCATCCAAGCCGCCTATACCTTTAGCGATGACCTACGCAAAATCCCAGCGACCTATCGCTACCTTCTGGGCGGCGAGTCGCTACGAGGCTATGGCTTTGAAAGCATCGGCATTCAAACAGAGCGAGGTTTGGAAGGCGGTGCCAATATGGTACAGGGGTCACTAGAAGCCGATTACCGCTTCTCACGCTGGTTGGGAACCGGCATTTTTGTGGATGCCGGCCAAGTATATGAAGATGTGCCCAATGATCAATATCTAGTCGGCACTGGCTTTGGTATTCGGGGGTTTACCCCGATTGGTACGGCAAAACTTGATATCGCATGGCCACTTACAGAACCTGAACGTGGCTATCGCATCCACTTTTCACTTGGCCTAGATTTATAAAGATGGTGTTATGCTGCTAAAATTTAAAAAACACTTCTTACGGCTAATTCTAAAAACGACCAGTGCGTTAGCGTCCATAGTTTTGTTACTCCTTGGCGTCACCAGCCTAGCGGGATTATGGGTGATTTCTCATCCCAGCGCCCCTCAAACACTTTATAATTGGGCGAGCACATCTCCCTTAACCGCTGACTACTGGCCAGATGGTTTCGCGATTGGCGCTCTGAAAGGCCCACTTTATCAAGAACTCACCCTTCAAGATCTTTACCTCCCCATACAAGATGCTTCCGGTGCAGATCTCAATGAACTGACTATTGAAGAGCTGCGATTATCATGGCTTCTTCACCGACTTTTCTTGCAAGAAGTGACTATTAAAAATCTCGATATTATTCGCCCTCAACTTCGCATAACGAACACCAATAAACCGGAAGAAAAAACGACACCACTGGACTGGGCAAGTCTAAAAGACTTGAGCTTTGATACGGCTGACCTGCATCAAATATTCACCCCTATTACTGCCCTTGGATGGTCGATTAATCTGCAACAGCTTACTCTTGTCGACCTGCAACTAGAACAAGCAGGCCAGAGTCTTGATATTAGCCAGGCACAGGTCGGTTTGCGATGGCAGCAACAACAGCTGATACTTGATCAATTGGACATTGAGGCCTTTAACACCAAGGTGGAATTGACGGGTTCATTGCACATTCATAGTCTCCAACATACAAACATTAGCTGGCAAGGCGCGATTCATCAGTGGGATGGATTTTCGGGCTTACCTACTAACCTGGCTAAACAACTGGCTGAACTGGATACGACCCTGCCGGCTATGACATTTAATGGGCACCTTAATCTACATGAGGACCAGCTGAGTATCCATTTGGACTTGTCAGGCCCCATTGATATCTCTTTACAACAAAAACTTGCGGGCAACGAACAAGCGGTCGACTGGGATACTCATATAGAACTGCGCCGATCAGATCACGATCTTCTTAGTCGCTTAAAACTCCCCCTAGCGTTGGAACACTTCCAGCTTACGAGTCAGGGTCAAGGAAGTTGGTATGCGCAGTCGCTTGAAGCACACCAACAACTGCAACTACAAATTGGACAACTACCGACGATTTCATTGCAAAACCGTATCGGCTTTCAGCCAAATGTTTATGATGAAACAGAGATGAATGCACAGCTTGCTTTTACCCTTGCAAACCACGGCACAGTGCATCAAGCTCTTATGGTTAACCTTGATAATAAAACGGGGCAATTATTGGTTAATACCAAAGGCTTCGCGCTTCCTGGCACCCAGCGTGATAACCGGCAGGCCTGGTCGCTCAGTTTAGAAACCGCCGTTCACTTACTTGACTGGGACACACGCAGCATCATTCTATCCATTCCAGAAATCAATCTTGAGGGCTTGCCTGCAACTTTCAAATTTAGCGGTCACGCCCTAAGTCAACTTACCAACTCAAATACTTATCAACTAGACTGGCTCACAAGCGATGTGAGCTATGGAGAGGTTAAGGGAGAGTTTGATGTCATGCTGCAACTAGCCAAGGACCGCAGCCAGTTTTTGTTGGACTCTTTACGCTTTCAACTAGGTGATGCGCAACTGAATCTTACCGCCCAACTTGAAAATGATTTACATATTAATCTAAACCTAAGCGCACCAAACTTAACGACACTGCATCCTGATATTGCGGGTTCTTTGCAGGGCACAGTTCAAGTACATCAAACCGTCGATCGCACAGACTGGATTGACAGCTTGCGTAGTGCGCAACTCGATCAGAGCTGGCAGGTTAAACAGCTAGAATGGCTAAATAATCTACTAGAAGATGCCCGCCTGACCACAAGCGGATCACTCGAAAACCTGCTTACGCATGATATTAACTTTACAGTAAATAATCTGACTGATAAAAAAGCTGGCATACCACTCCTTGAAAAAATGGAGTTTAACCGCCAAGCTGTGGATAACGAAACCCACAACCATTTACGTTTAACCCAGCCCGAGCTTAGTCTGAATATCCATCTCAATGACAGCTGGCCCAAGCCAATCAATATTGATGCTCTGAAAGACTGGCAAACTTGGCAGAAAACCGGCATGACACCCCACTTTACCCTTGATGAACTCAGCATCGATGCGCCCATAATCGGTACATGGCAGCTACTCGAAACAACACACGGACATTGGCAAGGGCTGGCAGAAGGTTTAACACTCAATCCGCTATGCTTACAACAAGGCACAACGGCGACTTTCTGCATTGAGAGTGAACAACACCGCATTCGATGGCAGGGTCAGCAGTTACCATGGCAAGCCTGGTTAGCACCCTTTAAACCGGATAATATCACCCTGTTAGGAGAATTTAATATTCAGGGTCGCTTAGACTGGCACCCGCCAATGTCTGCCCATAATCCATCAGAAAACATCGACTGGAATCTAAATAACAGCATTAACTGGCCCTACTTTTCCATCAATGTGCAAACACCTGAGGTAGCGCTGCCTTTAACTGTATTGAATTGGCGCAATGAACTAGGTGTCACGCCCAATCAACTGCATCTAATCAGTCGCGCACAGCTTAATCAACAAGGCGAACTTGATACCGAGATTAAGCTGTCAAAATTAGCAACGGATTCTTGGAACGACGCCAAAATTGACGGACAATTTCTATTAAACATTGTGGATTTATATCTTGCTGAAGACTGGCAAAACTTACTTACCATCCATCAGCAACGTCTCAAACTGAGCGGTGCACTATCGGGTAACGTTTCGGCACCTGACATACAAGGTCACCTTGATTTGGCACTTGGTTTTGACCTGCCGTTGCTTGGGCTTGCTGACCAACGCGTTGAAATCACCAGCACTGTTAACTATCCTATATCAGCAGCAGCGCCCCTAACCCTTAATGGTCGCTGGTTACAACCTCAAGACAATCAAGTAGACCTTAGTATTTCTTACGATCCAAGTCTTTTGACGCCAGCTGATACCGACCTTGACAATACGACAACAACCCCCATTTTTATTCGGGTTGACAGTGAAAATGTACAATTGCTCAACACCTCACTAGGCGATATCAATAGTCAAATAGGTATTCAAATCAATTACCATCCCGACGCAATTCAAGTGCTTGGAGGCATAAAGCTACAAAACACTCAGCTCAATCTAGCGCTTGTAACAGGGCAGTCGCGAACGCCTATTAGTGGCGACGAAGTGTTACTTGATGCCCAAGGACAGCCGGTAATTATTGAAGAAACAGGCCTGCCACTGTTTTTAGATTTCACAGTAGGATTTGGGGAAGATGTGCAAATTAGAGGTCTGGATGCACGTATATGGTTAGGTGGCGAGATAAACCTAGTTCAGACCCCTCAACGCCCAGAAATCCAAGGTTTTGGAAAGGTGCATATCGAACGCGGTCATTTAAATATCGATCGCAGAAATCGTGTAGAAATTGATCGTTCCAGTTTTAATTTTAATGGACCGCTTGATAATCCACGCCTTGACGTAAGTCTTTTCCGGGTTGTTGACCAAACCACAGCTCGCCTCAATATTACAGGCCAAGCTACTCGACCACAGTTTGTGTTTTACGCTACGCCCACTCAGTCGCAAGCCAGAACTATCAATATGTTAATTTTTGGCCGAGCCGGCGATTTACAAAACGAGCCAAACTATGAATCCCAAATGCTGACTGCGCTTTACAAGCTAGGTTTGCAAAATAACTTACCGATACTGAGCGACTTAACGCAAACACTGGGTATTGAAGACATTTATTTTGATGTCCAAGACCGAGAAGTTAACAACCTAATGTTGGGACGGGCTATTAATGAACAAATCTACATCAATTATGCCCACAACCTATCGGGCGTAGGTCAAAGTGCGGTGCAAGTCTTTTTTAACCTAACACCCAACTGGCTAATTAAAAGCGAAAGTGGTGAAAACAGTAATGCGATAGACTTAATTTACCGTTTAGAGCGCTAACCCCCTCTCTGTGATTAAACCTTATGCCGAGGGGGTAAAAATGTGCAGCCCATCCTCTGTAACACAGGCATCTAAAGCTACATCCCAGGGCTCTGGTTGAATAGGATCTACCTGCTGTAAACTGTGCGCCCAGCCGAGCAACCAAGGGCGCTGTTCTATTGGTAAATTGACCAGGCCTGCCAATAGACGATCATAAAAACCGCCCCCCATCCCTAGGCGATTTCCGTGCTGATCAAATGCCACTAGAGGCATCAACACACAGCTAACTTCTTCAATCGCAACACGAACTTGCACCTCATTTAAACAAGGCTCTAGGATACCCCACTGATTAGGTTGCAAGCTGGAATGCCCATCCCATAATACACAATGCATCTCACCTGGCTCTTCACCCATTACGGGTAAAGCTAATTGCCAATTTGGTTGTGCTGCGACCCAATTAAGAAGCTCCGTTGTTGCCAGCTCACCATCGTTTGCTATAAACCCCAAAAAAATGGCTTTTTTGTCAGAGTTTGCGCGTGGCGATAACCAAGGCCAATAGATTTTAAAATGCTGAAATGCCTGCAGGAAGTGCTGTCGTTGGTCATCGGGCGATAATTGCTGACGTAACTGACGAATTGACTGACGATGTTGCGAAGAGGTTAGATTCATGATTAACCATAGCAGTAATAGAAGTGAAATGGGGCTGCGGTCCCTGAACCCGGAGGTTCAAGGTGGCGGCCTTCTCTATAAGTTTAGGCTCCTCGGACATAAGCGAGGTGCTCACCACAAATAGTTTCTGGCCCCAAAGTAGTACTTATCGGCTCGAGGGTCTCGCACCCCATTCCACAATTCCAATATTACCATACCTTTCCATTAAAACACGAACAAACATCAGCATAATCGATTGAGTCTATTAATCCCTAGGCAATAATAAAATTTATTACAGATTAATTAGTATTTTTACTTATTTTTATTTATGATAAAGAATAAGCAATAATGCTTAACATCTGGAGATCACTCATGAAAAACTTAAACCTACATTACAAACGCACACACGCTCATCAAGCTAAACACCAAGTTCTGCTCAGACAAAAGGGCTTTTCACTCATCGAAATAGCCATTGTATTAGTGATTATTGGA
This Thiomicrospira cyclica ALM1 DNA region includes the following protein-coding sequences:
- a CDS encoding FAD-dependent monooxygenase, which codes for MQANYDVIVVGGGMVGAAVALALKTQCQLRVALLEQNPSSQDWPKIDLATHPSRVSAISRASENLLRNLGVWSWLEQQQQLFPFVGMQVCDAEQAGEVHFDAADIGEANLGHLVANQAIQMALWHGLRQQDINMLSGQSLVALNVDTELAYLDFADGTELTAKLVVGADGAMSKVRQLAGIGIDQHDYAQVAVVGCVQTSADHQQVCWQRYTPTGPFAFLPMGPKVSSIAWYMPADQQAWAMSLSKEDYHQALYKASAGHLGAIVDSWDRAAFILTRRHAQAYVKPRIALVGDAAHTINPQAGQGVNLGFLDAASLIDVLAVAKNEIDDPLLFDPGQFTLLRQYERWRRGDNALMQRAMEVFDWGLGQQATGLDPVRSELMKLANLAKPIKNTLMREALYGRKPYPGLTRI
- a CDS encoding FAD-dependent monooxygenase, coding for MDAAASSLGSAAEKPADTLPFVIAGGGPVGLSLALGLAAQGYAVCLVDPTKPQQNLSASFDGRMLALSSSSIQLFEQLGVWPALRSVATPIEHIHVSQKGFLGLTLIHAEEMGVEALGYALRAADLGRILWQAVLATPSIRGYYGARVVEAHEQTNHLEVVLATSDTTETETLPARLLIGADGTNSKVRELMSVAFEQTNYQAWAFLAQATSRQPHNGWAYERFTPQGPVALLPIGSHDHKLVYVVPEADKALVENFDDDAFLAAFYAQMGVRMGGFERISARLAYPLTEGRAQQVLKSRMLLMGNACHTQHPVAAQGLNLGLRDVSDFLAISSTGAPSNSDLVAYEEQRLADHQQVMRLTDGLIRVFQHPSPLVGHLRGFGLMVLQALPPLKKRLAAFASRGRSVN
- a CDS encoding aminopeptidase P N-terminal domain-containing protein → MNSDTAQTQFSCGQRQQLFAAMPSRTIWLIYAGDETIRNRDVDYPFRPQSDFWYLTGFAEPEATLALVSADVIAQLPEELKNQWQLNSSQEQAWLWLRPKDPLQERWQGRRLGVEAAVKKLAVQKAWSSDQRDTMLGSLLAYADEIHLSFSHIDYWANYLSGWIQQAQSKIRQGGQVPTRLINADETLHSMRRVKAPYEIEQMRQAAKLSVAAHLAAMQATRPGVFEYQVQSALEATARHAGAQRMAFNSIVAGGERACILHYTENQACLAEGELVLIDAGVEWQGYAGDISHTFPVSGRFTSAQQQLYQVVLDAQQAVIAMIKPGVAYEALHQTAAQVITEGLVELGILSGDLADLVNSKAYKAYFMHGTGHWLGLDVHDVGLYKHNNQSVVLAPGMVVTVEPGLYIDKDATEVAEHWRGIGIRIEDDVLVTETGSEVLTQGLPRQPEEIMSWMQQHRV
- a CDS encoding UPF0149 family protein yields the protein MSTKLDFEHYNEWIASISQLESPAFVQGLMIGQLCADTSLTEAQWLKQFLVEAGITKIKERWLQDLHQLYEHTLLGLNSDTLELELFLPDDTSTLSQRVNHLALWAEGVLHGLGLGQLPELNQELTELIQDLSELAMVEPPENVDDMAEEQYMQLYEFARLAAMMFYDQLHPMATKAPTKVASESVVTLH
- a CDS encoding cell division protein ZapA; translated protein: MTHVTLTLLNHHFDVPCTEEDRPTLIQAATLLEDKLDQVPHLKGENKVLMVALNLCYDYIRLRQDTLNYSNHLEEQLEALMTAVMQQDSTAATDTNPPENP
- a CDS encoding autotransporter assembly complex protein TamA, encoding MTSHWQTLPYLYWRATIALFVMLLTLNIIQPVQASPVLDLQIRFTDAPNPDIERRLLQELRLGLLTHDQFPAQTDFLFNRTEQEILQILRGLGYYQARVEPSLSRSDTRTRARITITLGEPVRIRDYQLRIRGDGRRLTVWREYRQFNQRLTEGEIFRHDHYINTLNDLRTLAHNNGFLDAQFIQREFKVNPHTGEVFITIELDTGTAYQFGTVSFKGSDQLNEDFLMSYVEFEVGQQFEQAPLTELQTQLVGSQYFGMVRINPDFDRIVDRQIPIDIEVEDNLKHRYTIGVGYGTDTGARVTFGFQNRLLNRRGHNYEIESTLGQQLQNATFRYRLPGKRPAIQYWNINLGVDATQSANLKRSRSLVSPEYIYQVTPKFRVNPFLSLETENFNYSNQDNEVIQSLLGGLNLQYRWVNQEGYVNAGYRHSASFRFSSDQFLSNADFQQIELGSRGIYSPLAFLRLHGRIQAAYTFSDDLRKIPATYRYLLGGESLRGYGFESIGIQTERGLEGGANMVQGSLEADYRFSRWLGTGIFVDAGQVYEDVPNDQYLVGTGFGIRGFTPIGTAKLDIAWPLTEPERGYRIHFSLGLDL